In one window of Arthrobacter pascens DNA:
- a CDS encoding DUF485 domain-containing protein — MGHDAPTPDAAASVDFEQVQSTERFQELRKRHRSFVFPMAIAFLLWYFAYVLLADYAAGFMSTKVWGNINVGLILGLLQFVSTFAITGWYVSYSNRRLDPIAAEIRNEIEGHEFDKDGNRVSGVSK; from the coding sequence ATGGGTCATGATGCCCCGACTCCGGACGCTGCGGCGTCCGTGGACTTCGAGCAGGTCCAGTCGACCGAGCGGTTCCAGGAACTGCGCAAACGTCACCGCAGCTTTGTTTTCCCCATGGCCATCGCGTTCCTGCTGTGGTACTTCGCGTATGTCCTGCTGGCCGACTACGCGGCTGGCTTTATGTCCACCAAGGTATGGGGCAACATCAACGTCGGCCTAATCCTGGGCCTGCTCCAGTTCGTGTCGACGTTCGCCATCACCGGCTGGTATGTCAGCTATTCCAACCGCCGGCTGGACCCCATCGCGGCCGAGATCCGCAACGAAATTGAAGGCCATGAGTTCGACAAGGACGGCAACCGAGTGAGTGGAGTCAGCAAATGA
- a CDS encoding sensor histidine kinase: protein MPDSPLLTAAAVAVIALAVAAVVAVGLKVLHSFRALGTDAERATYTTLHAASVAGQHLRSGLNPAGAAKASRQLRTLLGCDALAITDTAGVLAWDGAAEDLELRLMDLAAGVLAGGRTTVLHAGDLAGTNAAGAIPAGHLAGVIAPVRAGSRVVGVVAAFAPAAGAGLVRATSEVADWVSVQVELAELDASRTLLMEAEVRALRAQISPHFIYNSLNAIASFINTDPARARDLVVEFADFTRYSFRRHGDFTTLAEELRCIDRYLLLERARFGDRVQVSLTIAPEVLSTVIPFLSLQPLVENAVRHGLEAKEGPGRISIIAKDSGAFAEVSIEDDGVGMDPDRLRSMLAGHSDGDHVGLRNVDVRLRQVYGDDHGLVIETAPGEGTLITMRVPKSQPGHDTEKLPRQRS, encoded by the coding sequence ATGCCGGACTCCCCACTCCTGACCGCCGCGGCAGTTGCCGTCATCGCCCTGGCGGTTGCCGCCGTCGTGGCCGTGGGACTCAAGGTGCTGCATTCCTTCCGGGCGCTGGGTACCGACGCGGAGCGCGCAACCTACACCACCCTTCATGCGGCATCCGTAGCGGGGCAGCATCTGCGCTCGGGCCTGAACCCCGCCGGGGCGGCCAAGGCGAGCCGCCAGCTGCGTACCCTGCTCGGGTGCGACGCCCTGGCCATCACCGATACAGCCGGCGTGCTCGCCTGGGACGGCGCCGCCGAGGACCTGGAGCTGCGGCTGATGGATCTGGCTGCAGGCGTCCTGGCCGGAGGCAGGACCACCGTGCTCCACGCGGGTGATCTCGCGGGGACCAATGCGGCTGGCGCAATTCCGGCCGGCCATCTTGCCGGCGTCATCGCTCCCGTCCGGGCAGGCTCGCGCGTAGTAGGCGTCGTGGCTGCTTTTGCCCCGGCGGCGGGTGCGGGGCTGGTAAGGGCAACGAGCGAAGTTGCGGACTGGGTATCCGTCCAGGTTGAACTGGCGGAACTTGATGCTTCCCGGACCCTGCTGATGGAAGCGGAAGTGCGGGCGCTGCGGGCCCAGATCAGCCCCCACTTCATCTACAACTCGCTCAACGCCATCGCGTCGTTCATCAACACCGACCCTGCCAGGGCCCGTGACCTGGTGGTGGAGTTCGCCGATTTCACGAGGTACTCCTTCCGGCGGCACGGCGACTTCACCACCCTCGCCGAGGAACTGCGCTGCATCGACCGGTACCTGCTGCTGGAGCGGGCCCGCTTTGGCGACCGGGTGCAGGTAAGCCTGACAATCGCACCGGAGGTCCTGAGTACGGTGATTCCCTTCCTGAGCCTGCAGCCTCTCGTGGAGAACGCGGTCCGGCACGGGCTGGAGGCCAAGGAAGGCCCGGGCCGCATCAGCATCATCGCCAAGGATTCGGGGGCGTTCGCGGAGGTGAGCATCGAGGACGACGGCGTGGGCATGGACCCTGACCGGCTGCGCTCGATGCTGGCCGGACACAGCGACGGAGACCATGTGGGACTGCGCAACGTGGACGTCCGGCTCAGGCAGGTGTACGGAGACGACCACGGCTTGGTGATCGAAACCGCGCCAGGCGAAGGAACGCTCATCACCATGCGCGTGCCCAAGTCCCAGCCGGGCCACGATACAGAAAAACTTCCGCGTCAACGCAGCTAA
- a CDS encoding LytR/AlgR family response regulator transcription factor, producing the protein MISVLVADDELPAVEELAYLLGRDDRIGTIHRASSGSEALRVLTTQSVDAVFLDIHMPAVSGLDIARAIARTGDPPAIVFVTADEDCALEAFELAAVDYLLKPVRAERLARSVGRISELMRDGALAPEMITVDQGGTTRMIRRDDVTYVQAQGDYARLHTTDASFLIRVPLADLEQQWAEAGFIRIHRSYLVALKHITSMKLAADKPSVTVAGAGLPISRRHLPMVREKLEATRIRPQA; encoded by the coding sequence ATGATTAGTGTCCTCGTCGCTGATGACGAGTTACCGGCCGTGGAGGAACTGGCTTACCTTTTGGGCAGGGACGACCGGATCGGGACCATTCACCGGGCTTCCTCCGGCAGTGAGGCATTGCGGGTGCTCACCACGCAGAGCGTCGATGCCGTTTTCCTGGACATCCATATGCCTGCGGTTTCCGGCCTGGACATTGCCCGCGCCATAGCCCGCACGGGCGACCCTCCGGCGATCGTATTTGTGACGGCGGACGAGGACTGCGCCCTGGAAGCCTTCGAACTGGCCGCCGTGGATTACCTGCTGAAACCTGTCCGTGCCGAACGGCTGGCCCGCTCGGTGGGCCGGATCAGTGAGCTAATGCGCGACGGCGCGCTGGCACCAGAGATGATTACCGTGGACCAGGGCGGCACCACGCGAATGATCAGGCGCGACGACGTCACCTACGTCCAGGCGCAGGGAGACTACGCACGGCTTCACACCACGGACGCCAGCTTCCTGATTAGGGTGCCGCTGGCAGATCTTGAGCAGCAGTGGGCGGAGGCCGGCTTTATCCGCATACACCGGTCCTATCTGGTGGCGCTGAAGCACATCACGTCCATGAAGCTCGCAGCAGACAAGCCGAGCGTCACGGTGGCGGGGGCGGGCCTGCCCATCAGTCGCCGCCACCTTCCCATGGTCAGGGAGAAGCTGGAAGCCACGCGGATCCGGCCGCAGGCATGA
- a CDS encoding sodium/solute symporter, translating to MNPAVGVAALAVVSLATAGIGFYGLRISRTTGDFYVASRTVPPWWNASAIGGEYLSAASFLGVAGLILLSGTDALWFPVGYTAGYLMLLLFVAAPLRRSGAYTIPDFTEARLNSRAVRRVTSLVVVAVGWLYVVPQLHGAALTIRITTGLPSWVGSVAVVVVVCLTVVAGGMRSITFVQAFQYWLKLTALAVPAVFIAFVLAGNGTPSVAQASTNPTGLAPAGPYQNISLLVALLFGTLGLPHVLVRFYTNPDGHSARRTTLIVLGLLSVFYLFPTVYGLLGRIFAPELARSGQADAIVLLLPGQLLGGAAGDLLSALVAGGAFAAFLSTTSGLVVSLAGVISQDVLGGSVRGFRLAAVTSAVVPLGFALMTDSQALAGSVGLVFAFTASTVCPVLLLGIWWRGLTDVGAISGMVTGGLLCGGAMIFGAAVGAARTPFWLAQPAAWTVPAAFAVMVIVSLATKGRVPGTMPRIMTRLHTPERPLVTER from the coding sequence ATGAATCCTGCCGTCGGCGTGGCTGCCCTGGCAGTCGTTTCCCTGGCCACCGCGGGGATCGGTTTCTACGGCCTCCGGATCTCGCGCACGACTGGCGACTTCTACGTGGCCTCCCGTACCGTGCCACCCTGGTGGAACGCTTCGGCCATCGGCGGTGAGTATCTGTCCGCTGCAAGTTTCCTGGGTGTTGCCGGGCTGATCCTGCTTTCCGGAACGGATGCTCTGTGGTTCCCGGTGGGCTACACCGCCGGATACCTGATGCTGCTGCTTTTTGTTGCTGCGCCATTGCGGCGTTCCGGCGCCTACACCATCCCGGATTTCACCGAGGCCCGGCTGAATTCCAGGGCCGTGCGCCGGGTCACCAGTCTGGTGGTGGTTGCCGTGGGTTGGCTGTATGTGGTGCCGCAGCTCCATGGTGCGGCCCTGACCATCAGGATCACCACCGGCCTGCCGTCGTGGGTGGGATCGGTGGCCGTGGTTGTAGTGGTGTGCCTGACTGTGGTGGCCGGCGGTATGCGTTCCATAACTTTTGTGCAGGCGTTCCAGTATTGGCTGAAATTGACGGCCCTGGCCGTTCCAGCAGTGTTCATCGCTTTTGTTCTGGCGGGTAACGGAACTCCTTCTGTCGCTCAAGCCTCCACCAATCCCACCGGGCTCGCTCCTGCCGGGCCCTATCAGAACATCTCCCTGCTGGTGGCGCTGCTCTTCGGGACACTGGGGCTGCCGCACGTCCTGGTGCGGTTCTACACCAATCCTGACGGGCACTCTGCGCGGCGCACCACCCTGATCGTGCTGGGGCTCCTGTCTGTCTTTTATCTCTTCCCGACCGTGTACGGGCTGTTGGGACGCATTTTTGCACCGGAACTTGCCCGCTCGGGCCAGGCTGATGCCATCGTGCTCCTCCTGCCGGGCCAGTTGCTGGGAGGAGCCGCAGGTGACCTGCTGTCTGCGTTGGTGGCGGGCGGGGCTTTCGCTGCTTTCCTCTCCACCACCTCCGGCCTTGTAGTGTCCCTGGCTGGTGTCATCAGCCAGGATGTGCTCGGCGGCAGTGTCCGCGGTTTCCGGCTGGCCGCCGTCACATCGGCTGTTGTCCCGCTGGGTTTCGCCCTCATGACGGACTCACAGGCCCTTGCGGGCAGCGTGGGCCTGGTGTTCGCCTTCACTGCCTCCACGGTCTGCCCGGTATTGCTGCTGGGCATCTGGTGGCGGGGCCTCACAGACGTTGGTGCCATTTCCGGCATGGTGACCGGCGGCCTGCTCTGTGGCGGTGCCATGATCTTCGGAGCAGCGGTGGGGGCTGCCCGCACCCCCTTCTGGCTGGCCCAACCCGCCGCGTGGACCGTGCCCGCTGCCTTCGCGGTGATGGTTATCGTCTCGCTCGCCACGAAGGGGCGTGTGCCGGGAACGATGCCGCGCATCATGACCCGTCTGCACACGCCTGAACGGCCCCTCGTCACGGAACGCTGA
- a CDS encoding DivIVA domain-containing protein has translation MAVDFQRQIPASFERVQRSEYGYNAKQVDQFLQRARVSLETPNAAVHAIGSADVRSVSFDPVKGGYSASVVDAALDRLEDAFARRERDELIASSGEEAWLRDIGQLSGILRGRLHRPDGERFRRPSKKKIRSYNTVDVDNLCRDLIGYLEEDKPLSVDNVRRAVFRPAVGHDGYEENQVDAFLDRVVELMAAID, from the coding sequence GTGGCAGTGGATTTCCAACGGCAGATTCCCGCGTCCTTTGAACGCGTGCAGCGCAGTGAGTACGGCTACAACGCCAAGCAGGTGGACCAGTTCCTCCAGCGCGCCCGCGTGTCCCTTGAGACGCCGAATGCGGCCGTCCATGCCATCGGGAGCGCCGACGTCCGAAGCGTCAGCTTTGATCCCGTCAAAGGCGGCTACTCGGCGTCTGTGGTAGACGCAGCGCTGGACAGGCTCGAGGACGCCTTCGCCCGCCGCGAGCGGGACGAACTGATCGCCTCCAGCGGCGAGGAAGCATGGCTGCGCGACATCGGACAGCTCTCCGGCATCCTGCGCGGACGGCTGCACAGGCCCGACGGCGAACGCTTCCGCCGCCCGTCGAAGAAGAAGATCCGCAGCTACAACACCGTAGACGTGGACAATCTCTGCCGTGACCTGATCGGCTACCTTGAGGAGGACAAGCCGCTCAGCGTTGACAACGTCCGCAGGGCGGTTTTCCGGCCTGCCGTGGGTCATGACGGGTACGAGGAAAACCAGGTTGACGCGTTCCTGGACCGGGTGGTTGAGCTGATGGCTGCCATCGACTGA
- a CDS encoding phosphatidate cytidylyltransferase encodes MSQAEQAPAQRARTRGKLPRSNPTPKAGRNLPAATVVGLAMLIAVLCGLLFLPLGFVAITTTFAVFGVWEIFRALEANGTRMPIVPVMTGTVAMPFAAYFGGLESLLFAMLLSCVAVLLWRSVESAAGSANSIFAGVFTLGWVPFFISFAALPLHASGAATPLGLWPGGTVPHGAWEVAVMLLLVVSNDTFGYLVGASLGKHPMAPKISPKKSWEGFAGSIAGAILIGVLASIFLLDKPWWVGVVLAVGLVAASTAGDLAESMVKRELGIKDMSSILPGHGGVMDRLDSIVFASPVAIVLYGFVAGA; translated from the coding sequence ATGAGCCAGGCAGAGCAGGCACCCGCACAACGGGCGCGCACGAGGGGAAAGCTGCCCCGAAGCAACCCGACACCGAAGGCCGGGCGGAACCTTCCGGCGGCGACGGTGGTGGGGCTGGCCATGCTCATCGCGGTCCTTTGCGGACTGCTCTTCCTCCCGCTCGGCTTCGTTGCCATCACCACCACCTTTGCTGTCTTCGGAGTGTGGGAGATCTTCCGCGCCCTTGAGGCGAACGGGACCCGGATGCCCATTGTCCCGGTCATGACCGGGACAGTGGCCATGCCCTTTGCCGCGTACTTCGGCGGGCTGGAGAGCCTTCTTTTCGCCATGCTCCTCAGCTGCGTGGCCGTGCTGCTCTGGCGTTCGGTCGAAAGCGCGGCAGGGTCGGCCAACAGCATCTTCGCCGGTGTCTTCACCCTCGGCTGGGTTCCTTTTTTCATCAGCTTTGCCGCCTTGCCGCTCCATGCTTCAGGAGCAGCCACCCCGCTTGGCCTGTGGCCGGGCGGAACCGTCCCGCACGGGGCCTGGGAAGTGGCCGTCATGCTGCTGCTGGTGGTCTCCAACGACACCTTCGGCTACCTGGTGGGCGCGTCGCTGGGGAAACACCCGATGGCGCCCAAGATCAGCCCGAAGAAGTCCTGGGAAGGGTTTGCCGGCTCCATCGCCGGCGCCATACTGATCGGCGTCCTGGCCAGCATCTTCCTCCTGGACAAGCCCTGGTGGGTGGGCGTGGTCCTGGCCGTCGGCCTTGTCGCGGCATCCACTGCCGGCGACCTCGCCGAGTCAATGGTCAAGCGCGAGCTGGGGATCAAGGACATGAGCAGCATCCTCCCCGGTCACGGTGGGGTGATGGACCGGCTGGACTCCATCGTTTTCGCCTCGCCCGTAGCGATTGTCCTCTACGGGTTCGTCGCTGGAGCCTGA
- the frr gene encoding ribosome recycling factor produces the protein MIEDTLLEAEDKMDKAVEVAKEDFASIRTGRANPGLYNKVLVDYYGSPTPLQQLASFAIPDARTILITPFDKTALRDIERALSDSEVGANPSNDGNVIRITIPDLTQERRKEYVKIVKTKGEDAKISIRNIRRKAKETLDRLVKDGEAGEDEGSRAEKELDALTKSHVDGIDELLKRKEAELLEV, from the coding sequence GTGATCGAAGATACCTTGCTCGAAGCCGAGGACAAGATGGACAAGGCTGTTGAGGTAGCCAAGGAAGACTTCGCCTCGATCCGTACGGGGCGGGCCAACCCGGGCCTTTACAACAAGGTCCTGGTGGATTACTACGGCTCACCCACCCCGCTGCAGCAGCTCGCGTCCTTCGCCATTCCGGATGCCCGCACCATCCTCATTACGCCCTTTGACAAGACCGCACTGCGGGACATCGAACGCGCCCTCAGCGACTCCGAGGTCGGCGCCAACCCGTCCAACGACGGCAACGTCATCCGGATCACCATCCCGGACCTGACCCAGGAACGCCGCAAGGAATACGTCAAGATCGTCAAGACCAAGGGCGAGGACGCGAAGATCTCCATCCGGAACATCCGGCGCAAGGCGAAGGAAACCCTGGACAGGCTGGTCAAGGACGGCGAGGCCGGCGAAGATGAAGGCAGCCGTGCGGAGAAGGAACTCGACGCCCTCACCAAGTCCCACGTGGACGGCATCGACGAGCTGCTCAAGCGCAAGGAAGCGGAGCTGCTCGAAGTCTGA
- the pyrH gene encoding UMP kinase, translating to MEAVNTSVQPEKTRRRVLLKLSGEVFGGGKLGVDPDTVRDVAKQIAAAVPEVEVAIVVGGGNFFRGAELSQSGMDRSRADYMGMLGTVMNCLALQDFLEQAGVETRVQSAITMGQVAEAYIPRRAIRHMEKGRVVIFGAGAGLPYFSTDTVAAQRALEVHADVVLMAKSGVDAVYTADPKTDPTAERLETLSYDDALRRDIRVMDQTAMTMCKDNNLSMVVFGMEGEGNVTRAILGEKLGTLVTA from the coding sequence ATGGAAGCCGTCAACACTTCAGTCCAGCCGGAGAAGACCAGGCGCCGCGTTCTCCTCAAGCTGTCCGGTGAGGTCTTCGGCGGTGGAAAGCTTGGCGTTGATCCCGACACCGTCCGCGACGTAGCCAAACAGATCGCCGCCGCCGTTCCGGAAGTCGAAGTTGCCATCGTCGTCGGCGGAGGCAACTTCTTCCGCGGTGCCGAACTCTCCCAGAGCGGCATGGACCGCTCGCGGGCGGACTACATGGGCATGCTCGGAACCGTCATGAACTGCCTGGCGCTGCAGGACTTCCTGGAGCAGGCCGGCGTTGAAACCCGGGTCCAGAGCGCCATCACCATGGGCCAGGTCGCCGAAGCCTACATTCCCCGCCGCGCCATCCGGCACATGGAGAAAGGCCGCGTGGTCATCTTCGGTGCCGGCGCCGGTCTCCCTTACTTCTCCACGGACACAGTGGCCGCCCAGCGGGCACTGGAAGTCCACGCGGACGTCGTACTCATGGCCAAGAGCGGTGTTGACGCCGTTTACACCGCCGATCCCAAGACTGATCCCACCGCCGAGAGGCTGGAAACCCTCAGCTACGACGACGCCCTGCGTCGCGACATCCGGGTCATGGACCAGACAGCGATGACCATGTGCAAGGACAACAACCTCTCCATGGTTGTCTTCGGCATGGAAGGCGAAGGGAACGTCACCCGCGCCATCCTCGGCGAGAAGCTGGGCACGCTGGTGACCGCCTAG
- the tsf gene encoding translation elongation factor Ts, whose product MANYTAADIKALRERTGAGMMDVKKALDEANGDAEKAIEIIRIKGLKGATKREGRSTAEGLVAAKVTNGVGVMIEVNCETDFVAKADKFIQLADKVLAVAVESGAADLDTLLATAVDGKPLSEVVVEEGAVLGEKVVVRRISRIEGGTVDAYLHKTSKDLPAQVGVLFAVDGEGEAATTAAHDVAVHVAAMAPNYLTREDVPSELVESERRIAEETAKAEGKPEAALTKIVEGRVTGFYKGEVLVDQAFAKDAKKSVAQVLEEAGVKPTAFARFRVGS is encoded by the coding sequence ATGGCGAACTACACTGCCGCTGATATCAAGGCTCTGCGCGAGCGCACCGGCGCCGGCATGATGGATGTCAAGAAGGCTCTTGACGAAGCCAACGGTGACGCCGAGAAGGCCATCGAAATCATCCGCATCAAGGGCCTGAAGGGCGCCACCAAGCGCGAAGGCCGTTCCACCGCCGAGGGCCTGGTCGCTGCCAAGGTCACCAACGGTGTCGGCGTGATGATCGAGGTCAACTGCGAGACTGACTTCGTTGCCAAAGCCGACAAGTTCATCCAGCTGGCCGACAAGGTCCTGGCCGTGGCTGTGGAGTCCGGCGCAGCCGACCTCGACACCCTGCTGGCAACCGCTGTTGACGGCAAGCCGCTGTCCGAGGTCGTCGTCGAAGAGGGCGCTGTCCTGGGCGAAAAGGTTGTCGTCCGCCGCATCTCCCGCATCGAGGGCGGCACGGTTGACGCCTACCTGCACAAGACGTCCAAGGACCTCCCGGCCCAGGTCGGCGTTCTGTTCGCTGTCGACGGTGAAGGCGAAGCCGCTACCACCGCCGCACACGACGTCGCCGTCCATGTTGCCGCCATGGCGCCGAACTACCTGACCCGCGAAGACGTTCCGTCCGAGCTGGTCGAGTCCGAGCGCCGCATTGCCGAAGAGACCGCCAAGGCTGAAGGCAAGCCCGAGGCAGCCCTCACCAAGATTGTGGAAGGCCGCGTGACGGGCTTCTACAAGGGCGAGGTCCTGGTAGACCAGGCATTCGCCAAGGATGCCAAGAAGTCCGTGGCGCAGGTCCTCGAAGAGGCTGGCGTCAAGCCGACCGCATTCGCGCGTTTCCGCGTCGGCTCCTAG
- the rpsB gene encoding 30S ribosomal protein S2, translating into MPVVTMRQLLDSGVHFGHQTRRWNPKMKRFIFTERNGIYIIDLQQSLSYIDRAYEFVKATVAHGGTVLFVGTKKQAQEAIAEQATRVGQPYVNQRWLGGMLTNFQTVSKRIQRMKELEEIDFDDVAGSAYTKKELLLLRRELTKLETNLGGIRNLTKAPSVLWIVDTKKEHLAVDEAKKLNIPVVAILDTNCDPDEVDFPIPGNDDAIRSVNLLTRVVADAVAEGLIARNQRATGTTEAPEEPLAEWERELLEGSKAEEAAAVEAAPAAEEAPAAAEEAPAAPAAEETPAADADK; encoded by the coding sequence ATGCCCGTCGTAACTATGCGCCAGCTGCTTGACAGCGGCGTCCACTTTGGACACCAGACCCGCCGTTGGAACCCGAAGATGAAGCGGTTCATCTTCACGGAACGCAATGGCATCTACATCATCGACCTTCAGCAGTCGCTGTCCTACATCGACCGCGCCTACGAGTTCGTCAAGGCCACCGTTGCACACGGCGGCACCGTCCTGTTCGTCGGCACCAAGAAGCAGGCACAGGAAGCGATTGCCGAGCAGGCCACCCGCGTCGGCCAGCCCTACGTGAACCAGCGCTGGCTCGGCGGTATGCTGACCAACTTCCAGACCGTTTCCAAGCGCATCCAGCGCATGAAGGAACTGGAAGAGATCGACTTCGACGACGTCGCCGGTTCCGCATACACGAAGAAGGAACTGCTGCTCCTTCGCCGCGAACTCACCAAGCTTGAGACCAACCTCGGCGGTATCCGCAACCTGACCAAGGCGCCTTCGGTGCTCTGGATCGTGGACACCAAGAAGGAACACCTTGCTGTTGACGAGGCCAAGAAGCTGAACATCCCGGTGGTGGCCATCCTGGACACCAACTGCGATCCTGACGAAGTCGACTTCCCGATCCCGGGCAACGACGACGCCATCCGCTCCGTGAACCTGCTGACCCGCGTTGTTGCTGACGCTGTTGCCGAGGGCCTGATCGCCCGCAACCAGCGCGCCACCGGCACCACGGAAGCTCCGGAAGAGCCGCTGGCTGAGTGGGAGCGCGAGCTCCTCGAAGGCAGCAAGGCTGAAGAGGCTGCGGCCGTTGAAGCTGCTCCGGCTGCTGAAGAAGCACCCGCCGCTGCCGAGGAAGCCCCGGCTGCTCCGGCTGCTGAGGAAACCCCGGCCGCTGACGCTGACAAGTAA
- a CDS encoding M23 family metallopeptidase, translated as MKASALLAALLLLPASVAPAGEVMSARPGPQAVPLAPGSLHAAPRETWKWPVSPEPAVIRAFDPPDKPWMSGHRGVDLAAAHDGVPVTSPEAGTVSFAGLVVDRPVITIDHGNGLRSSFEPVESPLTAGDVVAKGDVIGTLLPGHCGTVACLHWGVRRGDEYVNPLEFVLDLRPSVLLPVTGPP; from the coding sequence ATGAAAGCCTCCGCCCTCCTCGCCGCACTGCTTCTGCTCCCGGCATCGGTGGCCCCCGCCGGGGAAGTGATGTCCGCGCGGCCAGGGCCGCAAGCGGTCCCTCTTGCCCCTGGCTCCCTTCATGCAGCGCCGCGGGAAACCTGGAAATGGCCGGTGTCCCCGGAGCCTGCTGTAATCCGCGCCTTTGACCCACCGGACAAGCCGTGGATGAGCGGCCATCGCGGGGTGGACCTGGCGGCGGCGCACGACGGCGTTCCTGTCACCTCGCCGGAGGCCGGTACCGTGAGTTTCGCTGGCCTGGTGGTTGACCGGCCGGTGATCACCATCGACCACGGGAACGGTCTCCGCAGCAGCTTTGAGCCCGTCGAGAGCCCCTTGACGGCAGGGGACGTCGTAGCTAAGGGAGACGTCATCGGGACCCTGCTGCCCGGCCACTGCGGGACCGTCGCCTGCCTGCACTGGGGAGTCCGGCGAGGAGATGAGTACGTTAATCCGCTGGAATTCGTACTGGATCTCCGCCCGTCAGTCCTCCTGCCGGTGACAGGTCCCCCCTAG
- a CDS encoding acyl-CoA dehydrogenase family protein: MPTTAIDINDLPYADGDFFAFEQLLSAKEQDRLAEIRGFLSREVRPIAVDCWNRGEFPMELIPRLAEIDLVSPVRRQGHSNLFAGLVHAEVTRADTSIATFMGVHDGLFTGSIEALASPEQQEAWLPDIYALKKIGAFGLTEPLGGSDVAGGTRTTARRDGDTWILNGAKRWIGNATFSDWVVIYARDLADNQVKGFLVDTRLPGFSATKIENKISLRTVQNADIVLENVVVPDFFKLAHANSFRDTNKVLKVTRLAVAWQAVGQQLAAFDVARRYAVERHQFGRPLASFQLVQSQLVQILGNAVSSMGMMVRLSQLEDAGQAKDEQSALAKAFTTARMRESVAIGRSLLGGNGIVTDFEMAKIFADAEAIYSYEGTHEVNTLVTGRAITGISAIV, from the coding sequence ATGCCCACCACAGCTATTGACATCAACGACCTTCCGTACGCCGATGGTGACTTCTTTGCCTTTGAGCAACTGCTCAGCGCGAAGGAGCAGGACCGGCTCGCGGAGATCCGCGGATTCCTGTCCCGTGAAGTGCGACCGATCGCTGTGGACTGCTGGAACCGGGGTGAATTTCCGATGGAGCTCATTCCCAGGCTCGCCGAAATCGACCTGGTCAGTCCCGTGAGGCGGCAGGGCCACTCCAACCTGTTCGCCGGTCTGGTCCATGCCGAAGTGACCCGCGCTGACACTTCCATCGCCACGTTCATGGGCGTTCATGACGGGCTGTTCACCGGTTCCATCGAGGCGCTAGCCTCGCCGGAGCAGCAGGAAGCCTGGCTGCCGGACATCTATGCGCTCAAGAAGATCGGTGCCTTCGGACTGACTGAGCCGCTGGGCGGTTCCGATGTGGCCGGAGGCACCCGCACTACTGCCAGGCGCGACGGGGATACCTGGATCCTCAACGGCGCCAAGCGCTGGATCGGCAACGCCACCTTCTCGGACTGGGTTGTGATCTACGCCCGTGACCTGGCCGACAACCAGGTCAAAGGCTTCCTGGTCGATACCCGCCTTCCAGGCTTCAGTGCCACCAAGATTGAAAACAAGATCTCCCTGCGTACGGTCCAGAACGCGGACATCGTCCTGGAGAACGTGGTGGTTCCTGATTTCTTCAAGCTGGCTCACGCGAACAGTTTCCGTGACACCAACAAAGTCCTGAAGGTCACCCGGCTGGCTGTCGCCTGGCAGGCGGTGGGCCAGCAGTTGGCAGCCTTTGATGTGGCCCGCCGCTATGCCGTTGAGCGTCATCAGTTTGGCCGCCCGCTGGCTTCGTTCCAGCTGGTCCAGAGCCAGCTGGTGCAGATACTCGGCAATGCCGTCAGCTCCATGGGGATGATGGTCAGGCTGTCACAGCTTGAGGACGCCGGGCAGGCGAAGGATGAACAATCCGCCCTCGCGAAGGCGTTCACCACAGCGCGCATGCGCGAAAGCGTGGCGATCGGCCGCAGCCTCCTGGGAGGGAACGGCATTGTGACCGACTTCGAAATGGCGAAGATCTTCGCCGACGCCGAAGCCATCTACTCCTATGAGGGAACGCACGAGGTCAACACCCTGGTGACAGGCCGGGCCATCACGGGCATTTCTGCCATCGTTTGA